One Hypomesus transpacificus isolate Combined female chromosome 21, fHypTra1, whole genome shotgun sequence genomic window, ctttgtctttgtgtaACTTGGTCTGTGTGGGTTGGCTACAGTGTGTGTTCGGCTGGCAAGTCTCGACCCTGCGTGTGGTGCGTGCGACTCATTCTCCGACTCTAGATGAGATACACGTAAACAGCCAGTACATTAACCCCATGCACATCTCCTGTTAGGAGACCCTCGGTATTTGATTCCACGCGATGGTTTTTAATGATTGCCATCTTCTGAGGTGAGTTGCAGCCGCTCGTTGGGTTGTTTTCATTGGAACAATGTCACagattggaaaaaaaaacagactACAACGTAGAATATTAGGGCGGGtgaaacaagtagccttctgggatGCGCTCATTAGCGTTGCCCCGGCTCGCTTCTTCTTCACCCTCAGTCATACACAGGAGCTTATGAATggctgtttgtttatgtgtttttAAACGTCAGCTCCAGATGGCTGCTGGATGGAAAACAAACGCCAGCCAATCTGTCTCCATTATGGAAGGGCTGTgtgtatgacacacacactcacacacacatgcacacacgcacacacacacatgcacacacacgtgcacacacacacacacacacacatttccagacagagacacatacacgacatgcatacatgcatgcacacattcgTGGAAACATGGTGCATCAATTCTGAGGTGGACGCAAACATGTGAGAGCACTTTCTTTGTTTTACCACTTgcttgaatgcacacacacacacatgcacacacacacacatgcacacacacacacatgcacacacacacacttcctcccccACTGCATAGAGCCGACACTGCACTTTTTAGAGGAAGAGAATACACTGCATAATCTCCGACATGTTTCTCAGCACTCGATGACTAACCCCCTCCTCCCGGTCcactcctctctgtttctcctcttcCCACAGCTTTGATGTGGAAacaaccactctctctctctctctctctctctctctctctctctctctctctctatctctctctctctctctctctctctcccttccaccctaccactctctttctttctcaatgTCTTGCTTTCCcctttgtttctgtctctttgtccATATCTGTGTCCTTTATCTCCAGCTCTcgggttttctctctctctctctctctctctctctctctctctactctctctctctctctctctctctctcttctttctctttctctctctctctctctcacactctctctctctctcgcttaaGCTCATCTTCTCAATTTCTTTTTGccacctctctgtcttttcctatctctttctcttcccctctctctctctctctctctctctctctctctctctctctctctctcgctttctccctcgccctctctctctaatgcaTTTTCACTCACACCCTGAGCTGGTAGATTGGGCCTCCTGGCTTCCCATTAAAAAATTACAATAAACCTTTATTGGAACCAACAGTAACAGATCCAGAATCAATCTGGGTTTACAGTAAAAGCCTGTATGATCACTAAGGCACTGCATGAGGACAACTCACCACTGCAACACATCCCTATTCTAAAACAACCCTGTGTAAAACAGAGTCGTCCTATAGCTTCAGTGGTTAGAGGCAACACGATTGATACTGTGGATATCATAATATCCACAGTATAGGGATATAGGAATATAGGGATATAGGAGGGATATAGGAGGGATATAGGAGGGATATAGGAGGGATATAGGAGGGATATAGGGCTAAAGGTGTATAGGGATATAGGAGGGATACAGGAGTATAGGGATATGGGAGGGATATAGGAGTATAGGGATATAGGAGGGATATAGGCGTATAGGGATATAGGAGGGATATAGGAGTATAGGGATGTAGGAGGGATATAGGGAGTATAGGGATATAGGAGGGATATAGGAGTATAGGGATATAGGAGGGATATAGGAGTATAGGGATATAGGAGGGATATAGGAGTATAGGGATATAGGAGGGATTTAGGAGTATAGGGATATAGGAGGGATAGAGGAGAACCTACAAAGATACGCCAACAGTCCGCTACTATGACAGAAAAAGAGTCTGTGGTATGATAGGTGAAACACCTGCGTTGATCCAGTCTATCGCCCCGGGGGGCCAGGTGTACGGGGCCAGGTGTGCGGCTGTCATCGCTCTTCTGTAAGCAGGCGAGGCGGCGTGCTCGATATGGGCTGGGCTCGTCTGCCTGCCTGGCCCACAGCGGTTGATCTATAACCTTATTAGGTGAAATGGGAACATTATGTCGTTTGCggccgtctctcctcctccccccaaccccccctcctcctttcaggATTTACCATTCCCTGAACGACTGCAGTTTTCACTCCTCACCGCAACCAATACGTCAATCTGtcagtgtttggtgtgtgtgcttgtgttttcgGGCGGGATGTGTGcgttgggttgtgtgtgtgtgcggggggggggggtatactgTGCACCAACCCCCACACCCATTCTAAGACCCTTGCGCTCCATCCAACCACCCCGTTTACGGAACACGCTGACACCCGCAGGACTCCAGACGAGCGGCAGATGTTCCCTCCTCCGCTGCAGTCATTGTCGGTGTGTGAtcgcccccccaaccccccccccccctcccattccaTATGGGAGTGGtggaaggagggtgagggggtgagaggggagcagaggatgGTGAAGAAAAGAAATGTCAGTTGATGAATGACAGTGGCACGCCGTCTTCATTTGGGAGGTCGTCCTGTCGTGTCAGTTGAGGAAGTGGCCTCAAAACCAAGTTGTAGTATCCCCAATCCAATCTTGCTTTCTGTTGAAACCATTtgttgtatatgtttgtgtgttgctgtcctttaacccgttaattagtagcgtcacgtatatgtgattgttcgaaagcgggccccacagagtaaccgtcacacatatgtgattctgaacattccaaccgactattttccgatagacaaaaacgatatgacaaacgctatagtatggcttcaaaatttacaattgggaggctaacaagtaacactagcaggtagtagcattgctacgagaattatgctaggttgctaggtaacggaagctaactaaagctagctagctttcctttcgaaaaaataactcactctgctggcgagcgtcggtaatatttagaactcactcctctAAAGGTTAATCTTTCTACATATACTGGATTTTGGTTTGCTGCTGTCCTTTGagttttttctcaaaatgttattttccttctctctctctctctctctctctctctctctctctctctctctctctctctctctctctctcctcctcccccccccccctgttcacTGTGAGTTGGTTACCATGGAGCAGAGCATTCTGTCCCTGCACAGTTAGGTTGGCACCGTTACTCGTTGGAAATGGCATTGCTCACACTcatgccagacacacacacacacacacacgttcgtGCACatttgcagacacacacttttCACCCACAGGCAAGTCGCCCACGCCAAGCAAAAAAGCTTTCATAAACAGTACATTCTcaacgatacacacacacacacacactcacgcacgcacacctctTGACACATAGCGCTCCACAGGATGCAGTGAGATGAACTTAAGATGACATCAGAGTGGGTTGCTTCTAGGGAGATGAATCTGATTGGTTGTCTCAGTGGTGGCACGACCATCaccctccgcacacacacatgaacatagAGTGAATACACACATtggtaaacacagacacagtaagAAACACATCCTCAAACAAACAGTACACGACATGTCTTGGGGCATACATGAAACTCTCAAACTTAACAGATGCACACAGGTTCATAGAagcacttacacacaaacacacacacacacagacacacacacacagacaaagcacACTCCACTAATATCTGTCACGCTATCCAGGAATGTATGGCTCaggattattgtgtgtgtgtgtgtgtaggcgtattatgtgtgtgttgttctatCCACATAATACACTCCGGTTTGAGTGGCCTACATTATTGTATTGTTTACATGCTTTTCCCTCTGCGTTGGCTGCAGAGTCTGTGACACATGGAGGCGTGCTTTTACGAACCCAGAAATAGTTTGGCTTCAGATGGTGTTCGGTTTTCAGATTGGGTGGATAGTATGCTATGTGCGTGCTACTGGAATCGTTCTTATTCAAGGATTAACCCCTAGTATTTAAATTGCGCCTCTTGCTATGCAGTGGGAAATACTTAATCGGTGTTTTTAGATCCTCAACCAACCATCAGTTGTATTCATCTTTGAGACCATCTATTTTAGTTTTGCAATTCCCTAAATGTACCTCGGTTATAATAGACCGTTCACCTTACATTGCTGTCCCGCACAGTGCACTCTGAGAGATTGCTAATCACTAAACTGGTTAATTCTGTCTTCATTTGAAGCAGCATGAGGAGAATGAACAGGGGTAGTGGACTTGCCTAAGAGGTCGCTAGTATTGGTATGGGGGGCTTGGATTGTTGGGTGATGATGAGTTGAATAATGGTGAAGAGCTGAAAGGATTATCAGCGTTCGCTAATCTGTTGCCCTGCCTGCTCCAGTCTCCGGGAGCCAGTGAGAGCAAGGAAGGAGGTTATAATACTGAGTGAACGAGAGTGTGTCGCCGGGCGCCTGCCCGACAGCTGTGGGCCGAGAGCGCAGCTGATTTACTTTAGATTAGTCTGGATTGGAGCCAACTGCGATTCAATCAGGCCAACGATGCGCCTGCGCACAAACTAACCGCTATTATCACTTGATGCCCAACCGACCTACCGGCCGACATTCAAAGAGCATTGTCTCTTTAGTGCTTTTCCTagggttgtgtttttttttattattaaaagGGACACGAATACTGGGAATATACGTGACATATCTGACCTAGTTTGGATTTATTTTGTAGATAAACGTGGCATCATATTCCAAAGGGGACTATTACTGCTTTTGCGCTTGGAAGAGGGAGGTGACATTCAGTAGCCATGGCTACATGTGAGTAATGGTCGTAAGTGATTGATAGTCAGTTTGTTGGACACTCAGAGCTGACTTCACTTCGCCTAATGTCAAGACAGTATGGGTCTTTTTATATCCCAAAAGTCGTGCCATGACTAAGATGTGGCCTCAACGACTTATACCTTATTAGGCTATTCAGAAGAAAGACATAACTTAGACAACTGACAGGGCTTTGTCCATAATCAGACAAGTTAACTTTTTCCTTATTGGATAGTTATGTCCTGTATATGAGAAACAGTGAAAGTTTATGAGTCGTGCTAATAATCCTATCGGCACCACTTCTTTTAACAGACCATAATTGTATTTTGCATTGCACAGTGGAAGCCATCGGAAGGACATAGCATCTAAAGTATTTAAATATCCTACCTTTTTTAAATAACTATGACAAATAAACAACACCTGTGCTGCTTTGCACCAGCAACAGTCTGTCAAGTTCAAGAAAGTCCAGCTGTTGTCTGCAAGCATCAAAGGCCTTTTGTAAAACAGTTACCTACTCGGCCTTGGCTTCCATGGATAGTGAATACAAAGTGAGATACTGCTGTGTTGCATAGTCTATCTTCCATCCTCTATCTGTCTGCCAGAGGGCTTCAATATTTAATCAGCAGTGAgctgaggtggaggggggggggggagggaggaagggggatagCCTTGCAAGGTATTTTAGGAAACCTCTGTCATTGGCCCCATACAGTAGATGGATGAGCTTTCACCGTCGCTCTGCGAGTCGGTGGGGGAGGGTTTTCAAAAGGAAACAACAGAAGGTGTTGTTGTCGGCGTTTCGGTTATCTATCGTGAAGATATCTCCACCTCTGTGTTTGCAACTGCCCTGTGCTTAGCTTCACTTGCATGTGAGATCAAGTTGAAATGAAGACAAAAGCTCATTCTGTTTCGGAGACAATAGCAGATTCAAAGAAGGCCGTGCACAATTGCTTTCCTCTGCACACACTGTGACTGTGTCCgagtctctgtgtttgtctctgtctaaAACGACTTTACAAACTGCCATGTTAAGGAGCCCAGTATCTGTGAAGCATCCAGTaacgtcctctctctctccctccccctccctctagaTTATGTGGGTATGCAACCTGTGCCGTAAGCAACAGGAGATCCTCACCAAATCAGGAGAATGGTTTTCAGAGCCAGGGGCGCGGCCAGTGAGCTTGGGCTCCACCCTCAACGACCCAGCCGTGGGCGGTGATTCGCTGCGGGACAGGAAGCTCCTCCGCTCCAGGTCCCAGGCCCCGCCCACTAGCGCGAGCGCTGGGCACCCGGACGGAACGCAGCCGCCAGCCGGTGTGGCCGGGGTCACCGGGAGGGGAACGGACACCATGCCGGCATCCCGGTCTCGGAGTGAACCGCCGAGAGACAAgtatgacacacatacacacacacagacacacacacagacacacatgaacacatcttttttttctctgacaGGAACTCAAATCTGTTCTGGTGGAAAAATCCATTTGGGCATATGGGTTGCCCTGTGCCTGATTTTTTTGGATCCCCTATTGTGAAAAAAGAGTAGTGTTGCTTGTGTCATGGTGCCACAAGCAGAGTTTGTTACCGCAAAAGTGAATATTCCCTTCTATTCCTCCAGCTGCACTTTGTCTAGATGTCTTGACCTTTTGTTCTGTGCATGTATTTCTGTCTGACTGCATATGGTGAGTCAGAGTAAAATAAGAGTGGTCAACATAAGCCCCAGACACACCTGCATACTCAAGGTTAGACTTACTCTACTGGCGTAGTGTGCGGGAATCATTTTATAATGCAAGGTGTTCATTTAGCCaacgcttcccccccccccctttgcaaTGCGACAGCGTGATGCTACGTTGAATGTTCATCCTGgttgtccctctccccctccccccaggaaaCGGCCCGTGTCCCTGCATGAGCAGAACGGCAAGACGGCGGGCGTGGGGCGTGGCGGCGGCCGGAGGCTCCAGGGGAAGCTGCCGTCCCAGTCGTCCCAGGACGAGCGTCCCGGGCCTGGGGAGAGGCGGGACGGCCGGCGCCTGGAGAAGGGCCGCTCCCAGGACTACCAAGacggggaggaggagccaggctCCCGAGGGCACGCCCACATGGACCCGCACCGGCGacgccaggaggaggaggagcgcgaGCGCCGGCGGCGGGAGGAGGAGTTCCAGACGCGTTACCGCAGCGACCCCAACCTGGCGCGCTACCCCGTCAAGCcgcagaaggaggagcaggagatgcGCATGCACGCCAGGGTGTCCAAGGTGCGCCACGAGCGCCGTCACAGCGACAACGCCATCAACGAGGTGGGgctggaagggggaggaggcgggggggggggacgtgcCTGAGAACCGCCTCGGTAGGCGAGGGGTGGGCGGCGGCGGGGTGGGCGACGCCGACCGCAAGGCCCTGCTGGAGAACCACCGCGCCTACTCGATGGATAGGACCGTGGGGGGCgtcggcggaggaggagggaggcctcCGCCGGCCGGCGGCCCGCGAACGGGGCCCCATCCCGGGGGGCCCGCACCCGCGGACTGGGGGCCCAACAAACTGGAGCCTGGCCTggcgaggagggagaaaggaggcgGGGGCGGCGACAGCCTGCTGAGAAAAGACTCCCAGAGCTCGGACCAATCGGAGTCGCTGCGCCCGCCCCCTCCCCGGCCCTATAAGAACAAACGGGGCGTGAACAAGCGTCAGATGTCCATCAGCAgctcggaggaggagggcggctCCACGCCAGAGTACACCAGCTGCGAGGACGTGGACATGGAGAGCGTCAGCGAGAAAGGTCAGTAGGCGGGGAGGACCGCTCAACAGCTGGATGTGCCACCGCCCCGGCCGGGCTTACCCCACAGGTCGCCGGAAAGCTGTCACtctgtcgtcgtccccccctcctccccctgtcgtAGATCTCGGCTTCAGATCAGAGTTGTACGGTTTGCCGCCAGCCGTGGCGTTTGTAACCTAGCTTTCCTCATCGTTCCCTCACGCACTCTCTGCCTGGCTGGCCAGTCCGCTTCTTGCACATGACCTCATGTCCTCTCATAAACACGTTGCCTCGCCTAGCTTTTGTTACTTCTTGTCTCTTGCAGCTAGCTCCCGTGCGAGTGAAGCCCTACTTAGTCTCACATCCTTATGTCcatgtgtttgtctttttttaacTGGCCTATATAGTGTACCTTTGTTTTGATCGTGTCAGAAAATAgtttccagttttttttttatcgttttgttttttaagtatGTCTGTGATGTGAATCCATACATATGTCCATACATATGTAGAAAGCTCGAAACCGTCGACATGAAATAGCCAATGTCcatgtgtttgtctttttttaacTGGCCTATATAGTGTACCTTTGTTTTGATCGTGTCAGAAAATAgtttccagttttttttttatcgttttgttttttaagtatGTCTGTGATGTGAATCCATACATATGTCCATACATATGTAGAAAGCTCGAAACCGTCGACATGAAATAGCCATCTATCCTGGAACGCTGCCACGAGACCATGCCATTTTTTTCCATTGGCTTCGACCATTCTTTCCGCGTCCAACAAATGTGTTTGAATAAACACATCTCGATGTCCCTGTCATTGATGTGACATATCATCTCCCTCTTCTGTTTGCCCATTCGCTTCGAAACAGGAAATCACATGTCAGCCCTGTTACCATGCCTGCACCCCTGACACGACTAAACCACGTCGCTCCAGGGACTGCTCTCCCTCCTATTTTCCAAACTTCCTGTGATTTAGGACAGCCGACTTTCAGATTTAGGTCAACAAGCGAACTCGCTGTTTTTATGTAACGCTCCACCGTCTGACAACCAAGACTGGCTGGCTGCACCAGCCGTGATGTTGGACCATGACGGGGTCTGATCTCTCATAGCCTAGCGCTGCATATTCACGTTTGCCTCCTCTTCAGCTCGCAAAgccatcttaaaaaaaaactctAGAATAATCTAAAGCAACATTGTCATGTACAAAAGAGAAAGATCAATGTAATAGTATTTCCTGTGATATATCTTATGAAGATATATAAaaccatgtaggcctatgtgggcAAATCCTACTGTGGTCATGTGGTTGGGTGTTAGTCTTCGCCTCACTGAAGCAGGCTACGTAGCTAAGATGGCAGCGTAGCGCTAACGTCACAGTCAAGGGGCTGATTTGGTGGACCTATCTGCTCATCTCGCTCCCCAGTCATCTCCtcgacaccccctcccccctcctcaccccaaaCGAGATGTTTTAATCCAGATTAACAGTTATACCCGGGTGGCCATCGAGTGCAGGGCAGGGGTGGGATTATTAGCCGTCTTGAATCCTCGCATGGGGCGGGAGCCAGGATT contains:
- the rims1b gene encoding regulating synaptic membrane exocytosis protein 1, producing the protein MSASVGPQGGPRPPTAPPTMPDLPDLSHLTEEERKIIMAVMDRQKEEEEKEEAMLKTLHQQFESYKQEVRRIGADTRRQQTQHKDDAPTCGICRKTKFADGCGHLCSYCQTKFCARCGGRVSLRSNNIMWVCNLCRKQQEILTKSGEWFSEPGARPVSLGSTLNDPAVGGDSLRDRKLLRSRSQAPPTSASAGHPDGTQPPAGVAGVTGRGTDTMPASRSRSEPPRDKKRPVSLHEQNGKTAGVGRGGGRRLQGKLPSQSSQDERPGPGERRDGRRLEKGRSQDYQDGEEEPGSRGHAHMDPHRRRQEEEERERRRREEEFQTRYRSDPNLARYPVKPQKEEQEMRMHARVSKVRHERRHSDNAINEVGLEGGGGGGGGRA